CTTATATTTTAATTACGACCAGGCCGGCAAATACTCGGTTACTTATTACAGCACCGGGTATACCCAATACAACAACAGCAATGTTGTAAACTTTAACATCAGCCCAGAGTTTGGCTTTTTTTTAAACGATAGCTGGAGCATCGGCATACGCCCAAGCTATACACGCGTATCAGGTACCGAGCGGTCTAATTTTTACTCGACCACGCCGGGCATCGAAAGCTATAGCAGCACCACCGATTATAAGGCAGAGGATATTGGACTGGCCATTGAGTTCAGGTATTACTGGATGCTGACCAATAAATTTGGTATATACCCCCAATTCGGCATCGGCACATCCAATAATATAAAAGACTTTAGCGCCGGACTTTTGTCTGTTGGCGGCGGGCCAAATGTGGTATTTTTCCCAACCGAAAGCCTGGGTATTAATATGGGTTTTGGCAACATTAATTATAGCTATGGCTATCAAACCAAAGGCAGCTTTTTTAATGTAGGCCTTAATAACAATATCAATTTTGGTATAAACTACTATTTTTAAGAGAATTAAGAATTCAAGAGTCAGGAAGCAAGGTTTTTTTGTCTTGCATCCTGGCTCCCTTTTCCTACATCCTGATTCCCTTTTCCTACATAATCACTATATTTGCTATATGTCATCAATCCTTATTAAAAACGCTACAATTGTTAACGAAGGCGGCCAGCAGGTTGCCGATGTATTAGTAAAAGATGGTTTTATTGAAAAGATTGACGCGCAAATAAATGCGACTGCCGACAAGGAGATAAATGCCGAAGGCTTGTTCCTTTTCCCCGGCTGTATTGATGACCAGGTGCACTTTCGGGAGCCGGGGCTTACACATAAGGGCAACATCCATACCGAATCAAGAGCCGCTGTTGCAGGTGGTATCACCTCGTTTATGGAAATGCCCAATACCGTACCCAACGCGCTTACACAGGTATTACTTGAAGATAAGTACCAGATAGCCGCCCAAAATTCTTTGGCTAACTACTCCTTTTTTATGGGAGCATCAAACGATAACCTTTTTGAGGTATTGCGCACCGATGCCAAACAGGTTTGCGGTGTTAAGGTATTTATGGGTTCGTCTACCGGTAATATGCTGGTTGATAACCCAGACACCCTCGAAAAACTTTTTGCGCAATCGCCCATGCTGATAGCAACTCATTGCGAAGACGAGGCTACCATAAAAAGCAACCTGGAGCATTACAAGCAATTACTTGGCGATAATATACCGGTAAGGATGCACCCCAAAATACGCAGTGCCGAAGCTTGCTACCTGTCATCGTCAATGGCGGTTGAACTGGCTAAAAAACACAATACCCGCCTGCACATACTGCATATATCAACCGAGCGCGAAACGCACCTTTTTAGCAATGATATACCGTTGGTTAACAAGCGTATAACTGCCGAAGCCTGCATACATCATTTATGGTTTACCGATGCTGATTACGAAGAAAAGGGCAACCTTATAAAATGGAACCCGGCAGTAAAAACCGAGGCCGACAGGGACGCTATTTTGGCAGCCGTACTTGATGGCCGTATCGACGTAATAGCTACCGACCATGCCCCGCATACTATAGAAGAAAAAGCAAATACTTACCTGCATGCCCCATCGGGCGGGCCATTGGTGCAGCACGCGCTTACAGCCATGCTGGAGCTGTATCATCACGGCAAAATAACCCTGGAGCAAATTGCCGAGAAAATGGCCCACAATGTGGCTATTTTGTTTGCTATAGAAAAACGCGGCTTTATACGCGAAGGCTACTGGGCCGATATGGTTTTGGTTGACCTGAACAAACCATGGCAGGTAAACAAACAAAATATTTTATACAAATGCGGCTGGTCGCCGTTTGAGGGTTCAACCTTTAAATCAAAGGTGGTGAGCACAATAGTATCAGGAAACCTGGCGTATGAGAATGGTGCGTTTGTTAACGACATCAGCGGGCAACGAATGACCTTTAACCGCTAACTATTCTTCGTTTACAGCCACGTAAACCTTTGATTCTATTTTATTAAAATCCTTACCTTCTGTGTCGTAAACATCAAAATCGGCAGTATATAGCCTGTTTATATCCGATTGCCAGATATATTGCCAGGTAGCGCCGATATTTGCGGGGAAATCACCTTCGGGTACAAATACTTCATACTTACTTGCAGGTATGGCCTTACCCGTAAAACCTTCGGGCAAATATTCTATCGAGCTCACCTTGCAGCCCAATATGGCCGTATAATAATCGTTATGATCCGATTCGTAATTAGTGTAAACGCAATACAATTCGTTGCCCTGGCGGTCTTCTAACTTTTGGGCCAGGTTTTCCCGGGTAAAACGCTGCCACAAACTGCCAATATCCCGACCGGCTTGCCCATCGGCATTAATAGTTCGCACCGCTAAGCCGGCAATATAAAATAATGGCAGATATTCGGTTTGATGATTCATGTAGTGCTAAGATAGTAATAATTCGCATCTGTCATTTCCAATGAGAAACGAGGAGAAATCTTATTCGAATGTACAGGCGGCAAATTTTATATAATGAACAGGATTTCTCCTCGCTATCGCTTGTTCGAATGACATATTGGGGAGTGATTATCAATAAGGTTTTAAACAGGTATTCGGCAAACTCATAATGTTGAAATGGGTTTATTATTCCTGTTTATAATTACATCTGCAATCTCTGCCACCCTATCCCTGGCCTCCTGTGGGCTAATGATCTCGGCCTGGTCGCCAAACATCATAAACCAGCGGGCAAACCCTTCTATAGATATGCTTAAAAAGGTCATTTCGGTGTGTTTGGCGTATATTTTTTCTGATACAAAACCATTGTAGTATCGCTGCTCGTTAATAAAGCGCTTTATCCCGTTATCAACCTTAATAACTACAGTTTGCATTTTGTTGTCGTAAGCGGTTTTGGCTATATATTCCTTCAGGCTGGGGTGCTTGCCGTCAAAGGTCTTATCTGTTTCGCAAAGCGACTGTATCCTGTCAAGCCTGAAGTCCCGGTAATCGTTACGCATACGGCAAAAGGCTATCAGGTGCCAATAGCTATCCAGGTAAAAAACACCAACGGGTTCTATTTCGCGCCTGGTATGTTGCTGGGTGTATCCTGCGGTATAATCAATATCAAGCACATTTTTGCCGGCAATAGCATTTAAAATGGCTTGTATATGATCGTTGTTATTGGCGCGCCGCTGGCTTTGGCTTTTAAGCACCTCAATGCTGTTATCCATATTTTCCAGCAGGTCCTTTTCGGCGGTCTTTAATATCGCCCTAACCTTATACATGGCCGATTTATGCTGTGCCGCGGTAGAGGCATCCGTCATTTTTTCTACAAACTTTTCGGCAGTTAAAAAAGCGGTAGCTTCTTCGCGGGTAAACATTACCGGCGGCAAACGGTAACCCTCCACTAAAGAGTAGCCCACTCCTGCTTCACCAATAATAGGTATACCGGCTTCTTCCAATGATCGTACATCGCGATAAACCGTTCGCAGGCTGATGCCAAACCTATCGGCAATGTCACCGGCCTTAACCACCCTGCGCGATTGCAGTTGAATTAAAATAGCAGATATACGATCGATGCGGTTCATGCCCCAAAATAACTAAAAACAAAGTACCTTCGTATAAATTTTTATTTACACTATGGCAAACCAACCCGAGGATAAGATCATCACGTTTGAAAGCTATTACGACCCCATGCTGGCACATATTATACGTACCAAACTGGAAGATAATGGTATAAACTGCTTTATTGCTGATGAAAATACAATTGGTGCCAATCCATTATATAACCAGGCAGTTGGAGGTATAAAACTTAAAATTTTTGAACGCGACCTGGAGCGTTGCCTGGAAATACTGGCACAGGAAGATGACCTGCACGAACAGGACCATTTTGAGATAGATGAGGAAACAGCTTCGGCGGTTATTTGTCCATTTTGCGCATCAACAAATGTAAGTTACGGGGTAACTGTCGAAAAAAAATCTAACTGGCTAACCTCTTTGCTATCAAGCATATTTGTACCGTTTACTACACCCAAGCAATGGCACTGTTTTAACTGCCAGCGCGATTTTGAATAACAATTGTATTAAACCTGATACAATAATTGTAATATTATACCAAAAACTATCTTAGCCTATATGTATAACCGCCGCAAATTCATTAAGTTATCCGCCGTAACCGCTTCATTAACAGCAATTTCAAAATATGTTCCTGCTAAACCTATTGCAACAATAAGTGCCACTAATGTGCCTATTGTAATATCTACATGGGATTTTGGCGTTGCCGCTAACAAAGAAGCCTGGAAAACACTTGCTGCAGGCGGCCGGGCTTTAGATGCTGTTGAGGCCGGTGTACGCATACCCGAAGCGGATATGAACAACCATACAGTAGGCCGCGCGGGCTACCCGGACCGCGATGGACACGTATCGTTAGATGCCTGTATTATGGATGAGTTTGGCAATTGCGGGTCGGTAGCGGCTATAGAAGATATCGCGCACCCAATTTCGGTAGCGCGTTTGGTAATGGAAAAAACCCCGCATGTAATGCTGGTTGGCGCGGGTGCTACCCAGTTTGCCATTGAGCAGGGTTTTAAAAAGGAGAAGCTGTTAACCCCCGAATCGTACAAGGCATGGAAAGAGTGGCTTAAAAAAGCAGAATACTCGCCGGTACTAAATATAGAGAACCAACAAAAACGCCCCGGAAGCAAATACAACCACGATACAATTGGTATGCTGGCTATTGATGCCAAGGGCAATATAAGCGGTGCATGCACCACCAGCGGTATGGCCTTTAAAATGCGTGGCCGCGTAGGCGACAGCCCAATAATAGGCGCAGGCCTTTATGTAGACAATGAAGTGGGCGGCGCTACATCAACCGGTGTGGGCGAAGAAGTGATACGTAACGTTGGCAGCTTTTTAGTGGTTGAATTAATGCGCCAGGGCTACTCGCCTGAAGATGCCTGCAAAGAGGCTGTGAACCGCATTATCAAAAAGAAACCCGAAACCTCCAAGAAAATACAAGTTGGCTTTTTAGCTATCAACAAAAAAGGCGAATACGGCGCTTTCGCCATTCAGGACGGGTTTTCGTTTGCCGTTTGCGATAATAATAAGCAAGACCTGCTGGTACCCGGTAAATATTTTTATAAAAACGCCGATACAAAATAACAACTTTTGGTTGTATTGCTTGATGTTAGTAAAAGCACTATCTTTAACTGTTGGGTTATATACTAACTCAATAATTTAAACACACCCTGTTAATTAAACATCATGGTTAAAAAACGCCATGGTATATAACTATTAGTAAACAACATGATCCAGCTGGAGGTTTGTGCAAACTCGGTAACATCGGCCATAGCCGCGCAGGAAGGCGGTGCCATACGGGTAGAATTATGCGAGAATTTGAATGAAGGCGGCACTACCCCATCTTATGGCCAATTGCTACTGGCCCGCAAACATTTACATATAAAATTATACGTACTGATAAGGCCGCGCCGTGGCGATTTCTTATACTCTGATATGGAGTTTGAAATAATGAAGGCTGATATACGCAACTGTATAGAAGCCGGCTGCGATGGTGTGGTAATTGGTATGCTTAACCCCGATGGTACTATTGATAAAGCCCGCTGCCACGAGTTGGTGCGCATGGCCCGCCAATGGGGGCTTGGCGTTACTTTCCACCGGGCGTTTGATATGTGTGTTGACGTATACCAGGCATTAGAAGATATAATTGATATTGGCTGCGAGCGCATACTTACATCGGGTGGTAAAAGCACGGCTATTGAAGGTGCAAATATAATATCGCGCCTGGTTGAAAAAGCCGGCGGCCGCATCAGTATTATGCCCGGAAGCGGTGTTAGCGAAAACAACGTGGCCGACCTTGTGCATTTTACGGGTGTTAAAGAGGTACATTCATCTGCGCGTATAAAGGTAGAAGGTAAAATGGCCTACAAAAATGACCATATACTAATGAGCGACCGCTTTGGCGATGAATATAGCCTGGATATTACCGGAGTTGAAAGAGTTAAAGCGATATTGAAGGCTGCTAATTCATAGTAACTGTTAAAACAAGCTCACGGGCAACACTATTTCAAACCTGTTTTTGCCGCTGCCGCCAAACACATCACGATCTAACAAGTAGCTGTAACGAAAACCAAGCGATACAGCTCCCTGGTTAAACAGCTTACCATCAAAAAACAGCGCTGCCCCTACCGAGCGGAAATTCCCTTTAAATGTTGACCCATCGTTATAAAAGTTAAAGGCTGTTGCATGGGTATTATCATAAAAAACATTGCCTCGTATACGCATCAGATATAACGTATTACCCACACCTGCATCCGGGTAGGCTATCGGGAAATGATAGCTGGCCCCGAACTTATTCATATTGTCCAGATTTTGGGCGGTGTAGCCTTTTGAAAAAGGGAAGTTATTGGAAAAGCCTATGCCGTTATTTTGCCCGCTATGCTGGTAGGCGCCGCTAATTACCAAACTATGGTTAACCCACAACCCCGGGAAATAAAACGCGCCGGTGGTTAGCAACTGGTTAGCCTTAAGCCCTTCTACAGCGCTTTTATAATTAACACTTATGCTTTGGGCAAAATGCGGATTAATGTGTTGTTTGGCCTGCTGCATTTGGTTATTAAAGCTAAGCGTGTTGCTTAGGTAAGTATAGTGTGTATCGTTCAATACATTGCGGTAAGCCTGCTGAAAAGAGTTGCGGCTGTAATATAAAAAACTGCTTGCTGATAGCGAGGTTGAGTGCCCGCCCACTGTAAGATCCAAAGGTACCTGTAAGCCTGCATGCAAGGCAGTTTCGTTGTAATAAACGTTGCCACCATTGTAAAAGCCCCGCCTATCAAAGGTATAATCAGCACCTGCTAAAATGTAAGGATATAGGCCGCCATAAATGGCTTCGTAACCTATTTGCTTGTACCCCTCATCGCGGTTATAATCAAACACAATGCGCGATTGAAAGGTATTAAGCACATTTTCGCCGGCTAATTCTAATGAATAGTCCGGGTCGTTCAGGTTTGGGAACAGGCTGTGAAAATTGAACAAGCCATGCAGTTTGCCGTATTTTGTAACAGGTAAGGGTTGCGGGTTAATTGCAGCCAATATATTAGCAGATGAATCGACCGCAAGGTTACTGATACCGATATTTGATAGTGCTGATACTTGCGAGGGGTTTAACTCGGTCAGTGGTACATCGGCACGGTTAGCCTGGTTTAATTGATAGCCAAAGGCCGTAAAGCCAACCCAGGCCAGTTTGTTATTGCTTAGAGCTGGCTGGTACGCCCCAACAGACCCGTTGTTAGCTACATTTACTGCAAACAGTTTGTTACTACCAATGGCTAAAGCATAAAGCTTATCGTTTAAGCCGGATGTTTTAGTAAAGTAAACGGTATCGCCTTGTATCTTAGTGAAACCGAGCGGCTCAAAGCTAAAGGGCAGTAAATATTTAGCGCTGCCTGTTTGGCTGTTAATTACAGCTATCGACATTTTACCTGCGGTATTGCGTACAGCAGCCACCAGGTCATTGCCATAAAATTGCGGATAGGTATAAAACAGCTTATCGGGGTTGGGTAGTATCGACAAAAGTCTGCCATCCGTATCTAACAAATGCAGTTCGCTTTTACCCGACGGATCTACCTGTACAGCAGCTATGGTTTTACCATTGTTACTGAACACAGGCGAAAAATATTTGGTTTTGCGGGTAATGCGGTGCTCTTTCCCGGTGTTTACGTCCAGTATCACCAATTCGTTATAGTTACGGTATCGCCAGCGGGCATCAGGCCGGTAAGCGGCATACATTATCTTTCCGTTGTTATAGGCGAAATAGTCATCGGTGGAAATACTTTTTACAGCTATAGTTTTTTCGGCATCGCCGTTTTTTACAATAAAAACAGGTACATGGTTATATGCCGTTTTCAGGTAAATAATGGTATTATCATCCGCGTATGCGGGATATTCCATATTTGCAATAAAGTGCTGTTTCTTATCCGCCCGTTTTATTCCATCGGCCTTAAATTGCTCTTTAAAGTGCCCCAGAGCCGCGTTCCTGAATTGGGTATAATTACTACCCGAATACTTTTTTATTGCCCCCTGCAGCGGATAAAAGCCGGTATTAAAGGCAGCTGCATCGTGGGTAACGTTCTTCCAAAATGCGCTGCCATATTTTTCGCGGCCATAGGCAACCAGCATGTAGCCAAGCGGGTAGTGGTTGGGTGTATAATCAATGTAAGAGCCATTACGCAGCTTCATCCAGCTATAATCCCTGCCTGCGGCCCATAAAGCCCGGTAGCCATTAAAAAAGTATGGTAAACGCCCCCTGCCCTGCTTGCTTACCAGAGTTTCGTTATAAACAGCGTCGCCTTCAAAAAACCAGTCGGGTACGCTTAAGGCATTACCCAGTGCCTGCCCGCCTTCGCCAAAAACAAAACGCAGCGCATGCGATACCCCAACATTAAAATTATTGTACTGCTGCACATGCCTAAACTCGTGTATGGCCAGCTGCTCAGGCCAGGGCAGGCTGCCTATCTCAAAACTATTTTGATCGGGGGTTAAATAAAACTCGCTGCGAAAAGGTGCCAGGCCGACGTAGGCGTTTGATATAGTGGTTTGGTTTTGCAGCACAATGCTCACCTGCTTTTGCTTAAAACCAATGGTAGGTTTAATATAGGTGCTCATTTGCTGGATGGTTGCTGCAACCCGTAAAGCCACCGAATCCATGCCCTGTGAAAATATTACTTTGGCTGTGGGTGTGTTTACTTGCCGCCACTTGATAGATGGTGGATTGCCGCCAAACTGCTGTGCCCTTGCCATGGTAGCAGTTAGTAAAATTAGCGGCAGCAACAGGCGTTTTAACATGGTGGTGAAAGTAATTAATATGCACCAAAAATAACAGCATTAAAAAATGCTTTTATGCAACAAATGAGGTACTGAATGCTGCATTTAACGCTCGTTGATCTGAAATCCAAAATCGTAAATCCAAATGACACTCCGTGCCGCAAAACTAAGTACATTTGCGCTTTGTTATTAATATACCATGGCTAAAGTTTCTATCAACCTGGCAACAGGCTCTATACAAAAAGAAGATATCATTGTCGGCATAGATCTGGGTACTACCAATTCGCTGGTGGCGTTTATCGATCCGGATAAAAACCCTAAGGTGATAAACGATACAGGCAAAGGTGTTTTAGTGCCGTCTGTGGTGCATTTTGGTGCAGCAGGCGATATTAAGGTAGGTAACGAAGCTAAAGAATGTTTAATAACCGACCCACAAAACACCGTGTTCTCGGTAAAACGTTTACTTGGCCGTTCTTACGCTGATGTGAAGAATTATCAAAACTTTTTTTCCTACAAAATAATTGATGATGATAGCGAAAGCCTGGTAAAAATAAAGGTTGGCGATAAGTTTTATACCCCTATAGAATTATCTGGACTTATATTAAAGGAATTAAAGGAACGCGCCGAGCACGCTTTAAAAACTCCTGTAAACCGCGCGGTAATAACCGTACCTGCCTATTTTAACGATTCGCAAAGACAAGCAACCCGCGATGCTGGTAAGCTCGCCGGCCTGGATGTACTGCGTATTGTAAACGAACCCACAGCGGCCAGTTTGGCCTATGGTATAGGTTTAGATCCTGAAGAAACTAAAACCGTTGCCGTTTATGATTTAGGGGGCGGTACTTTTGATGTATCTATACTGCAAATACAGAACGGTATTTTTGAAGTGTTATCTACCAATGGCGATACCTTTTTAGGAGGTGATGATTTTGACCGTGCCATTGCCGACTATTGGATAGAAAAAAACAATATCAACAAAGAAGAATTAGCCAATAACCGCGAGCTGACACAGGAGCTTAGGCTAAAAGCAGAGGAAGCCAAAAAAGCATTTGCGCACCAAAGCCTGTTTAACGAAAAGATAGGTGATATATGGTGCACCATAGACCGCAATACCTTTGAAGAACTTATACTACCCAAGGTACAGCAAACCATTACCAGTTGCCAAAACGCCTTAAAAGATGCTAAATTAACCATTGCCGATATTGATGAAGTGATAATGGTTGGGGGCAGCACACGTACCGCGCTGGTTAAAAAAATGGTATCGGAGTTTTTCGGTCGCCCGGTGCACGATAGTGTTAACCCTGATGAAGTGGTGGCGCTTGGTGCCGCTATACAGGCAGATGTGCTGGCAGGTAACCGCAGCGATATTTTATTGCTTGATGTTACCCCTTTATCCTTAGGTATCGAAACGATGGGTGGTTTAATGGATACTATTATCCCCCGCAATTCAAAAATACCAACTAAGGCCGGCCGGCAATACACCACCTCTAAAGATGGGCAGGTAAATATGAAGATAGCCGTTTACCAGGGTGAACGCGACCTGATAAGCGAGAACCGTAAACTGGCCGAATTTGAACTAAAGGGCATCCCGGCCATGCCGGCAGGCTTCCCTAAGGTAGATATCAACTTTATATTAAATGCCGACGGTATTTTAAAAATACAGGCCATTGAGCTACGATCAGGTGTTAAACAAGAAGTGGAAGTAAAACCTG
This portion of the Inquilinus sp. KBS0705 genome encodes:
- a CDS encoding AraC family transcriptional regulator produces the protein MNHQTEYLPLFYIAGLAVRTINADGQAGRDIGSLWQRFTRENLAQKLEDRQGNELYCVYTNYESDHNDYYTAILGCKVSSIEYLPEGFTGKAIPASKYEVFVPEGDFPANIGATWQYIWQSDINRLYTADFDVYDTEGKDFNKIESKVYVAVNEE
- a CDS encoding dihydroorotase; the encoded protein is MSSILIKNATIVNEGGQQVADVLVKDGFIEKIDAQINATADKEINAEGLFLFPGCIDDQVHFREPGLTHKGNIHTESRAAVAGGITSFMEMPNTVPNALTQVLLEDKYQIAAQNSLANYSFFMGASNDNLFEVLRTDAKQVCGVKVFMGSSTGNMLVDNPDTLEKLFAQSPMLIATHCEDEATIKSNLEHYKQLLGDNIPVRMHPKIRSAEACYLSSSMAVELAKKHNTRLHILHISTERETHLFSNDIPLVNKRITAEACIHHLWFTDADYEEKGNLIKWNPAVKTEADRDAILAAVLDGRIDVIATDHAPHTIEEKANTYLHAPSGGPLVQHALTAMLELYHHGKITLEQIAEKMAHNVAILFAIEKRGFIREGYWADMVLVDLNKPWQVNKQNILYKCGWSPFEGSTFKSKVVSTIVSGNLAYENGAFVNDISGQRMTFNR
- a CDS encoding N(4)-(beta-N-acetylglucosaminyl)-L-asparaginase, whose protein sequence is MYNRRKFIKLSAVTASLTAISKYVPAKPIATISATNVPIVISTWDFGVAANKEAWKTLAAGGRALDAVEAGVRIPEADMNNHTVGRAGYPDRDGHVSLDACIMDEFGNCGSVAAIEDIAHPISVARLVMEKTPHVMLVGAGATQFAIEQGFKKEKLLTPESYKAWKEWLKKAEYSPVLNIENQQKRPGSKYNHDTIGMLAIDAKGNISGACTTSGMAFKMRGRVGDSPIIGAGLYVDNEVGGATSTGVGEEVIRNVGSFLVVELMRQGYSPEDACKEAVNRIIKKKPETSKKIQVGFLAINKKGEYGAFAIQDGFSFAVCDNNKQDLLVPGKYFYKNADTK
- a CDS encoding YafY family transcriptional regulator, which produces MNRIDRISAILIQLQSRRVVKAGDIADRFGISLRTVYRDVRSLEEAGIPIIGEAGVGYSLVEGYRLPPVMFTREEATAFLTAEKFVEKMTDASTAAQHKSAMYKVRAILKTAEKDLLENMDNSIEVLKSQSQRRANNNDHIQAILNAIAGKNVLDIDYTAGYTQQHTRREIEPVGVFYLDSYWHLIAFCRMRNDYRDFRLDRIQSLCETDKTFDGKHPSLKEYIAKTAYDNKMQTVVIKVDNGIKRFINEQRYYNGFVSEKIYAKHTEMTFLSISIEGFARWFMMFGDQAEIISPQEARDRVAEIADVIINRNNKPISTL
- a CDS encoding copper homeostasis protein CutC, which produces MIQLEVCANSVTSAIAAQEGGAIRVELCENLNEGGTTPSYGQLLLARKHLHIKLYVLIRPRRGDFLYSDMEFEIMKADIRNCIEAGCDGVVIGMLNPDGTIDKARCHELVRMARQWGLGVTFHRAFDMCVDVYQALEDIIDIGCERILTSGGKSTAIEGANIISRLVEKAGGRISIMPGSGVSENNVADLVHFTGVKEVHSSARIKVEGKMAYKNDHILMSDRFGDEYSLDITGVERVKAILKAANS
- a CDS encoding DUF2007 domain-containing protein, coding for MANQPEDKIITFESYYDPMLAHIIRTKLEDNGINCFIADENTIGANPLYNQAVGGIKLKIFERDLERCLEILAQEDDLHEQDHFEIDEETASAVICPFCASTNVSYGVTVEKKSNWLTSLLSSIFVPFTTPKQWHCFNCQRDFE
- the hscA gene encoding Fe-S protein assembly chaperone HscA, with product MAKVSINLATGSIQKEDIIVGIDLGTTNSLVAFIDPDKNPKVINDTGKGVLVPSVVHFGAAGDIKVGNEAKECLITDPQNTVFSVKRLLGRSYADVKNYQNFFSYKIIDDDSESLVKIKVGDKFYTPIELSGLILKELKERAEHALKTPVNRAVITVPAYFNDSQRQATRDAGKLAGLDVLRIVNEPTAASLAYGIGLDPEETKTVAVYDLGGGTFDVSILQIQNGIFEVLSTNGDTFLGGDDFDRAIADYWIEKNNINKEELANNRELTQELRLKAEEAKKAFAHQSLFNEKIGDIWCTIDRNTFEELILPKVQQTITSCQNALKDAKLTIADIDEVIMVGGSTRTALVKKMVSEFFGRPVHDSVNPDEVVALGAAIQADVLAGNRSDILLLDVTPLSLGIETMGGLMDTIIPRNSKIPTKAGRQYTTSKDGQVNMKIAVYQGERDLISENRKLAEFELKGIPAMPAGFPKVDINFILNADGILKIQAIELRSGVKQEVEVKPAYGINDDLVEQMLMDSITHAKDDVNARMLIEAKTEAEQMIYTVERFLEKNGSLLNADEITETHIQLEALKAALSTGDKDLIHAKIDTLNNYTRPFAERVMDIAIGTAMKGKTID